The genomic interval ataactaaataaataatatatttatataagtgcgggtgcggggtgggtactatagtacccgtacccgcacccatacccgcttaattttgcgggtaattacTCGTCCCCATGCCCATACCCATTATGCGGGGTTTTACCCTACCCattgtggatttttttttcGGGTACCCATTGGGTATGGGTCTAATTGCCATCCCTATAATTGaactttgttttatattatacaTATTTACGATTAAACATGcatgtttgatatattttttttattgaaataatatcatGTTTGAATATTAGGGTTGAGTTTGTTGATTGGTCATCGAAGATATTTTTGGAACACATTAAAGGAGATTTATGAAAGGCATGTGATTATATGAATGAGATGTTGAAGTAGTAAATTATTAAGTGAAAATGAGACAAGTAATGGTCGCAAAGAGtatatacacaacaatccattATATGATAATTTGACTTAAGTTGTAACCAAGAAAACGTTGGCTGATATTGTTGATGAATACAAAAGAGTCAGTTATGTCGATAACGACAAAACCGCGTCttgttgtatacttagaaacTCTCATGaattaccttgtgcatgtgagcTGACACAATACAATTTGGAAGGTGTTTCAATCCATTGGATGTTGTTCATATACATTAGAGGTAATTAACCAGGAATAATGGTCCAACGAAAGAAAAATTAGAAAACGATTTACAGTTTGACAttataacataaatatattagactattctatataataaaataaattatttactaacttGTTCATTCCACACTCTAACGGCAATGTGATGCTTATAATCCTTAAGGATAGAAAGATCGAAAGGACCTCAAAGAAATAGAGGTTGCTCATGCTATTGACGTTGATGCATGTAATCCAGCTAGTGCTCATGCTCCTCCTAATCATGTTGCTTATGATTCTCAACACAAGATTCTGGTGCTTCTCTTGCTCAATATCATGCTGAACATAATAATTATCCTCTTGTTGCATCTTTTCgttcctctttttcttttttttcaatggTGTTCTTCCATTAGATTGTGTATGAGGTCGAACTCGAGAATGTACCACAGTATTTTTCGCTACTTTGGTTCtcgtaaaaaaaattgaatgaagaaaatgtttaaaaaaacaattgaaaaaaaaaattgactcgaaaatttcatttttgaaatttctatttaaagaaagaaaattacttttttaaaaatttagaaatgttaagatattattaaatatctgaatttattttaatttttactatttatttaagggtattttaataaattaagggataatttttttttttaataaatcaaagaataaaaattataaatgaaagtATAAGTCAAATTGTGGAGTGTAAAATCCAATTCTGCCATCATAATTCAAGCAACGGAACAAAGGCATTCAACTTTAATCCGGTTCAGACAAAAAGTCCAGTCCATTCAGACAAAACTATTTGGAGCGATTTGGGGAGCCTTGGGGATTTGATTTCAGCGAAGCTCACGTAAGTGGAGCCCGGAGAGAAAActatattcatattttcatttcacTCTTTGGTGATTTAGAAACCAAGCAAAACGAGCGAATCAAATATGTTACAGTTTCCGGCGTATATGACGCAGTACCAATTGTCGACAAGGACGATTCCGACGTCGTATTTGCTACCCTCTCAGTGGCCTCAGCCCCAAAATGAAGAACTCCTTCTCGCTATGGAAGAGtctgattttgaagaaaaggtACTCTCCTCTCATATTCGCTTCAACTCTCACCGTTTCTAGGTTTTATTATTCTTTCAAAACGGCACCGTTTTGCTTTCAAAAACACTGGATTACCGTGTAATTGCCAAAATGTTTGGGATTCACTAATATGatgtttgaaaattatttttattctttcacCAAATGTTAATTTTCCTGCCTATGGTTTTTTTCCTGTAACGAATTTCTGTTCCAAATTTTGAAGATGATACCCAATAGATACAATATGAAACATTAGAGCTTCTATAATAATAATCTTCATAAATAGGACAGAAGCtacattaaaataatacaatacaAATTTGTTGAATGCTCTTTCAAAAAGTAGCGTATGGAGATAACATCTAAAATTTCTTAGAAAATTATGAATGTGGTCCCGAATTCACACATTCGGGTACACTGTGGACTGTGGTTGTGGCCATCTGATCTTGGTCATatggttaaaaaaaagtaagtttttatctttgttttacaatttaaaattaataaaataccgAGCTTGAATCTTAGTCATCCAATCTTGATCGAACGGCCATTGATTTATTGAATGCTGAGACTCCCGACTGCAGTCAATCCTGGTCcgaaaattattttctttttccccTCTGGAGAACCATAGGTGAAAAGCCTTTATCATTTGCATATATTTATGTTGCAGCTAAATTTTCATATCTAGTAGGAAGATCAAATGTATTTTTTCATAGGATATGAGTCATATTATGAATATAATCTCTTCAGAGAAAATCAGTTATTTTGAGAGATTAGCATTTTTCTGTTTGTTTGAACTTAGCTGCATAGGTTTGATAATTCTTTTGAACTAGTTGGTAGTCACTCGCATACACATTATAGTATTAAGGAATGCATGGATATTTCATAAGCAAGGTAGTGTGTCCATATTTATATAGATTTAAGCTTGTAAGAGTTGAAATGTTCAGATCAGAAAGGAATAAGGGTGTTCTTTGAATGTCTTGTTTTTCTCTGCCTCCTATCCATCCCTCTCAATGTTGTTGACACAAACCATTGCAGTGCAATGAAATCAGGAAGATGAACAGCAACCTGGTTGTGATAGGGAAAGCCACTAACGAAAATGATAAAGAAGAATTCGACAACGATGCTGATGATGATGATCCTGACAATGCAGAGGAATCTGAGGGCGAAGAATTTGAGCAAGAAACTGGCTGAAGAATCTGCACGTCAATGCTCACTTTATATGTTATTGGTATGTATGCCTGGATTTTTTTAGTATTGTCTTCTCATTCATATTCCACTTTTTGTTACACATGTTATTAGAGGTGTTCGACCCAGAATCCACCTCTGGACCTGAGTCAACTTGAAGTTGTACTAGTCTAATTAAGGTTGATTTTAAGTAGGACATGGCGAGTTAACTCGAAGTTCAATGagaataaaatcataaaattctTATGTAGCTATGTTCAAAAGAAGTAGTTCTTGCAATTAGTATAGAATTTCTCTTAATATataggagttttttttttttcattcttattATAACTTTAGTACATTTGTCTCTAACTCAATATTGGGTCATAAAATACGACACTAACTCGTCCCCATTTTCTTAGTGTTAGACTCTCTTCAAATTAGTTACTAACGAGTCCTTAAACAATTCTCCAATCCATCTATTTAGTCCTTCCAGTACTTTGATTTGGTTGAGTAGTATTAACTGCAACGTTGGCACTTTATCTGTCTTCTCTATATAATACCTAcaattcttatatttttgtgatttagTCTCTAGTATTGAAAATACAACGAATAAACTcccaaaagtttcaaaaatatagcaatttttttattgaaaaagacAAAGGATCTAATAAAACGGGGAATAAGGCATGCCAGCCATCAAGAGTACGTCACAGTTGTGGATTACAAAGCAAAGACCAAGTAAGAGAAATGAGTTACAGCCCAATCAAAATAACATCACTGAGTATGAATAATGCAAATCTTCAGTTACTGTCAATTTCACTGTATTGAACCCATAACCGTGAGTTACTTGCTTACATGAAAGATCTCAAAAAACCATATTCAGTGCTGCAATGTTGGGCCTGTTTACTACATGAATGAATAATAACCCATCATGCTCTTGTCCTTGGAATAAACAAAAACATCAATAGAAATTGCAAATTAAAAGAAGCTAtaagttaaaaaagaaaaagcaagATAGATGATTCCCTAAATTTCTAATATGATGACATAAGGGAGTTTTGTTTACTCCACAATTATGTTATCCTCTTCACTAAGTACTTGACGGCATCTTTGATGAAACTtggttgtttttttatataggtGGATTTGGGGGAAGAACCTGAGATTAGGGTTTTCTTGTAGATCTTAAGAAGAGTTGATATGCAGAGTCCATCACATCTTGCTCAACACTTCCATCCTCTTATAactaatcttctttattaaaattGCAGGAGGAAGGTCATTATTTCCAAACAAGTCATAACTAAGAGCATAGTCACCAGCTTTTAAATGATTTCCCAGATGAgtgttgattttaaattttatgtcatTCTTTCGAAAAAGCAACCTCAACATTAGCTAAACCATATTTAATGCAATCAATAGTAACTATCTCATATGAATGAACCTCGTTCACATTTATCACAAAATATTCTACGAACTGTTCACTAGTGAATAAATAATTGAAGGGTTCACTCCAATACTCAACCATATAACTTCAATGTAAATATATCAAGCAAAGTAATGTTTTGTTCAACCTTAGTTCAAATCACAACGGGACCATGATTTCCCAAAGTCTAAGCAACATTAGATTTGAGAGGAAGTATACTCTTTATGTAATTCGCAAAGTTACGAACATGATGATAcataaggaaaaagaaagaaaaaccttGATCGAACGATTAAACTTTCATCGTGCGAATAAGAACACCAGAAAACTTCAGAGTGATCTGCTCCATATCAAAGAAAGTGCGCAAATGAGAAACATGTTGTTAACTGGTGTGCACAATACCATTAGCCTCCATTCTCAATTTTGACCCAAATCTTACCCTCTTAGTTTGTAATGGtgctaatttatttataatagttgGAAATTCCTTTGTCAAAAGAAGTTATAATCATGCATGGAGTTATTATTAGAGGAATTATGGGGGAGAAGATTAAGGAGGTATCAAGGAATATTCCTATGTTTTTTTGGCTATTAATCAcagcatttatttattttttaaatatgaaatgtaAAGGTATTTTACTagcaatatatttttcttatagacaaatgttaatatattagttatgttaatatttttttaggtttGAACTCTTGTACTTTCATTCTCAACTTTTTCAATCATTTGGCTCAAACTAGTTGAACTACCTAGATATATTAGACATCAGAACACTTGAGACTGTCCTAGACTGTAAACTAAGTCTAAAACCAATTCAACCAATTTTGTATTCCATTCATAACACATGTACCAAAAACGTGTCATCTCCGGTTGTCCTAGAGAATTCTGAACACAAATTTGATAGTTTGGATATCAAGTAATTGGTGTTCCATGCATATACGTTCCTTCTTTTGTTGCTCAACAGAGACATGTTATTCCGTCGTTAGCGTTCCCTTCCACATGTAATTCTGAAGTACCATCTCCACATGAATTGGATATATCACCGACCCTTAAAACAGCCTCAAGATAAACAATTTGTCAAGTTatgctaaaataaaaaagaatgttaTTCGAATggtaaagaattaaaataatttaaatgaatgacaaaatatgaagaaaaaatattatatgaaaatttatttatctttatatatatatatatagagagagagagagagagagaggggtAGAAATTCGTAAAGTAGAAATAATTCTTTGATGAGTTAGtctctttaatttaatattaacgATCAATTTCATTAATTCAACAGTTAAATTAAAAGCTTTTATTGAATAGATATtccacaaatttttataaaattttaaaactatttgatatactattaaataattttaaattaatttttttaaaataaaaataagtaaatattgaTGGTTAGATTAGATAACTATGAATTTCGTATTTCTATGAAATTTTATGTGTTTAATGTTTAATATATTGTGTCAATAATCAGCTGTTATATTTGTGAAAATTAtcatttatattgaattattaaacATAGTAATTTCTCTCGTATTTACTGTTAGAGTCGACAAATTATCattcatatatgtatatatttgaaatactcctatagatttcaaaatttctattatttgataaaattataataaataaaataatttaaataaataatagaattgaaaagaaaaaagttacACCCAAActtgatattatatttcaaaaaaattatttgcgTTGAATTAAAGGTAATTCATAAAAtgttaaatgaaaattaaattttatattttaaagatttacaaaatttatttatacaataaaaattgattttactgtCAAATTTCTGAAATTATAAATGTTTATTTTGATGTTGAAGAGATAGCAAAGCCCCAAAATTATATATGCTTTCGATTAGTCgatacaaataatatttataacataaatttaCTCATAAACTATGAAATGAAACCACacgtgtgtatatatatatatatatatatatatatatatatatatatatatatatatatatataattcttcaataattatatttaacatttaaatatcATTCGATCTGTCCTTTAAGTCTATTATAGGTTTGAATTTAGAATTATTAAAGGTTTAAATTTAGAATTCTTGTGAGTTAATTGtgattgtatttattatttttttaaaattgattttttttttcttcatctattcaatattttattttttttagattaattgcatttttttgttatttattttcatcaattttttgaatcgatcttctatttta from Cicer arietinum cultivar CDC Frontier isolate Library 1 chromosome 5, Cicar.CDCFrontier_v2.0, whole genome shotgun sequence carries:
- the LOC101510718 gene encoding uncharacterized protein, producing the protein MLQFPAYMTQYQLSTRTIPTSYLLPSQWPQPQNEELLLAMEESDFEEKCNEIRKMNSNLVVIGKATNENDKEEFDNDADDDDPDNAEESEGEEFEQETG